One region of Eubalaena glacialis isolate mEubGla1 chromosome 6, mEubGla1.1.hap2.+ XY, whole genome shotgun sequence genomic DNA includes:
- the LOC133093615 gene encoding rRNA-processing protein FCF1 homolog, whose protein sequence is MGKQKKTRKYVTMKRMLSLRGQRLKEKDRLKPKKKKKKDPSALKEREAPQHPSCLFFQYNTQLGPPYHILVDTNFINFSIKAKLDLVQSMMDWLYAKCVPFITDCVMAEIEKSGQKYRVALRIAKDPRFERLPCTHKGTYAVDCLVQRVTQHKCYTVATVDRDLKQRIRKIPGVPIMYISNHRYNTERLPDDYVAPRF, encoded by the coding sequence ATggggaagcaaaagaaaacacGGAAGTATGTGACCATGAAGCGAATGCTTAGTCTCAGAGGTCAGAGGCTTAAAGAAAAGGATAGATTAAAaccgaaaaagaaaaaaaagaaagatcccaGTGCACTGAAGGAAAGAGAAGCCCCCCAACACCCTTCCTGCTTATTCTTCCAATATAACACACAGCTGGGCCCACCTTACCACATCCTGGTCGATACCAACTTTATCAACTTTTCCATTAAAGCCAAACTGGACTTAGTGCAGTCAATGATGGACTGGCTGTATGCCAAGTGTGTCCCTTTTATAACTGACTGCGTAATGGCTGAAATTGAGAAATCGGGGCAGAAGTATCGAGTGGCTCTAAGGATTGCCAAGGATCCAAGGTTTGAACGATTACCATGCACACACAAAGGAACCTATGCAGTTGACTGCTTAGTACAAAGAGTAACTCAGCACAAGTGTTACACTGTGGCCACAGTTGACCGGGACCTTAAACAAAGAATCCGGAAGATCCCTGGAGTTCCCATCATGTACATTTCTAACCATAGGTACAACACTGAGCGGTTGCCAGATGATTATGTGGCCCCTcggttctaa